One Candidatus Desulfatibia profunda DNA segment encodes these proteins:
- a CDS encoding cytochrome C: MPAVFFLHDRHTDALEKPSCEPCHLKDANLIVFKFKRLKDQGCKPDRELYHLECIKCHTDRRAQGLKSGPLTAECRRCHSQNLAYIDTAQPFGMDKSLHYRHVLSDLIRPAGNEKDGNCSACHHEYDQALKKTVYKKGQEGTCRYCHKQEKTEKGRSFKTVAHEDCLNCHFELKLQDKKAGPTICAGCHAAAKQSNIAKLEQIPRIKRNQPDVVLLSAWLQEALESGKPSNQFVEPVAFNHLSHEKQVENCRLCHHESMEPCAMCHTRTGTDKSKFFRLEQAMHSPDNLKSCLGCHRESMKSADCAGCHAQMNARRFDEIKCNHCHTVARKSLEPLPASDETRAKIAAIQINVRSVPGPVIPDDKIPEKVTIGIMTDQYESVIFPHRQIVRTLIKRTQKSILTQYFHRGTASLCSGCHHHSPSADTYPKCAACHGMSLQSDPNGKPGLKGAYHGQCSTCHQRMGLEKPVSTDCTACHQKKTKMVQQKD; the protein is encoded by the coding sequence ATGCCGGCAGTTTTCTTCCTGCATGACAGGCATACCGACGCGCTTGAGAAGCCGTCGTGCGAACCATGCCATCTTAAAGATGCAAATCTTATTGTTTTCAAATTCAAACGGCTCAAAGACCAAGGCTGCAAACCAGATCGGGAATTATATCATCTTGAGTGTATCAAATGTCATACGGACAGACGCGCGCAGGGGTTAAAGTCGGGACCGCTGACCGCTGAATGCCGTCGGTGCCACTCACAAAACCTCGCGTATATCGACACGGCCCAACCCTTTGGCATGGATAAATCCCTTCATTATCGCCATGTGCTTTCCGACCTGATCCGCCCGGCGGGCAATGAAAAAGACGGCAATTGCAGCGCCTGCCACCATGAATACGACCAGGCGCTCAAGAAGACCGTTTATAAAAAGGGCCAGGAAGGGACCTGCCGCTACTGCCACAAACAGGAAAAGACCGAAAAAGGGCGTTCATTTAAAACTGTAGCGCATGAAGACTGCCTCAACTGTCATTTCGAACTCAAGTTGCAGGATAAAAAGGCCGGGCCGACGATCTGCGCAGGATGTCATGCTGCGGCCAAGCAGTCCAACATTGCCAAACTCGAACAAATCCCGCGAATCAAGCGGAATCAACCGGATGTCGTGCTGCTGTCCGCCTGGTTGCAGGAAGCCCTTGAATCAGGCAAACCCTCGAACCAGTTTGTCGAACCGGTGGCATTCAATCATCTGTCCCATGAAAAGCAGGTTGAAAACTGCCGCTTGTGTCACCATGAGTCCATGGAGCCTTGCGCTATGTGCCATACCAGAACCGGCACCGATAAAAGCAAATTTTTCAGACTTGAACAGGCCATGCATTCCCCGGACAATTTAAAAAGCTGCTTGGGCTGTCACCGGGAATCCATGAAATCAGCCGACTGCGCCGGCTGCCACGCCCAAATGAACGCAAGACGATTTGATGAAATCAAATGCAACCATTGTCATACTGTTGCCAGAAAATCTCTTGAACCGCTGCCCGCCAGCGATGAGACCAGGGCCAAAATCGCCGCAATCCAGATCAATGTGCGTTCAGTCCCCGGACCGGTGATACCGGATGACAAGATACCGGAAAAAGTGACCATCGGCATTATGACGGATCAATATGAGAGCGTGATATTTCCACACCGGCAAATCGTTCGGACCCTGATAAAAAGAACCCAAAAAAGCATATTGACACAATACTTCCACAGGGGAACAGCGTCATTATGTTCAGGGTGCCACCATCATAGTCCGTCGGCCGATACATACCCAAAATGTGCTGCTTGTCACGGCATGTCGCTTCAATCCGACCCAAATGGAAAACCCGGATTAAAGGGTGCTTATCACGGCCAGTGTTCCACCTGCCATCAACGCATGGGGCTTGAAAAACCGGTTTCCACGGATTGCACGGCGTGTCACCAAAAGAAAACGAAAATGGTTCAACAAAAGGATTGA